In Rosa rugosa chromosome 4, drRosRugo1.1, whole genome shotgun sequence, the genomic stretch cagctgtagccgaaagcagatttgactgccgtaaatcacggaagggataagccgtgacacaagtgggccgtacttgggcctgtctcggatcaaggcatcactgtagctgtgggtggaggcctgatgggccgagtttcagaaacagttttggacatgatgggccgagtttctgaaacagttttggatgagttgggccggatttctgtaacagttttggatatgttgggctgggtttctgcaacagtcttggatgttttgggccgaattgttgaaacagttgaaacagttggtttaaataaaaggattggtatggataataacgtgagcagccgtgctcgagtggttgagtgtaaagttcgtgtacaagaggtctgaggttcgaacctcgcctctcgtttatttttattatgttcgtttaagACATAATAAGTTTAAcgtttgtacacattatattaagcatagcttgtgctccagtggttgggagcgaagcattggtttagggggtctggagttcgagacttgcctccacttatattttatttatgtcgcttatgacataataaatataacaagtgagcatatattaatgaaaccagttcttgcttcagtggttgggagcaagaccttcgtgtttgaggtcaggagttcgaaaCTTACCTCTTACATTATTTTTGGAATCTTGTATATACTCAGTATACGGACGTATTTTTATACGTAGAGCAGTAGTTtcgaaaatttctacagttTATTCTGTATAAACTACAGAAAACTTTAAATCGGGAGAAATGGACTCGcgattaaatttcgggacgaaatttctttaaggagggtagattgtaatacccgcaattttccatttcgtctcgtgaaattgtgcgaattgattaaagtgcttttgcacgaatattacccgaaataattcaactttttgaattatcgaagtttcgaaatattcgttttaacaaaagctcgaattgtgcgattcaagaaaaatcgacttttctacgtacggaatttgggaaaaacttccttcataaaagttgtagagctcgtcgatatgatcgcgtgcatatgtcgaacgaaatttttggagttcgtacgattatgttacgaattttggaaatatgagattctttttataatctcttttcctcggattctcttttagaaatttctttttcttccttttccttttccttttcctttcctccgggtctccttccttctttttctttttctcttttttttttttcttctttctctctctcgctcgaccgaaaccgaaatcgagccttgccggattctgcaaaattctggaatttttccgaccaccgaagctttcgatcggtatatctcgagctacagaccatatttttctgtgattcttgaaccagtgagttcttcttgagtttcttaacaactcttcagaaggaatcgaagccttaaattgacgtttttacgtcgaattggagctcgccgttttctgcagtttctcgccggtttctggaaaattccggccaccttcatactgttcaaggtaattttcgaccccttccggtcattttcagacttcgtgctagttatgaaagttgtcaagcatgatgagaggaagaagagcagcccggccccgacaccattggtggtggtcggcggcggctctgccactaactccggcggccctttccggccacctccggggatcaaaaatatggtttctgtacattttcagattctatatttcaatacgatcatttcgatatattatacgcaatttttggatatcgtatgattaagttatgaatttttaagtttagatcgatttcgatcgttagatttgtgatctgtgaagttaggaccgtcagatggacttgtagttttgatatgatgatcttatgactgtcccagtggctttgtgtggtcatggacgaagatccgaccgttggatcttcgtataaatgcaaaacagtgattaggaaggcgatccgtgaggatccgaccgttggatcatcatgtaatttcaatccgaccgttggattgtcgtttgattatgtttttgagttattggctaagttaaggtcatgtttgattaggtgatcgacggtttgatttggcggacgattcgtgaaattgtattttgagctgttaagaagacgcagcgggaatttagaggtgagtaaacctcacgtggttcatattacgaaccgagtacctttaattactttattttctgtagtaattgtgtgaaaatatttatggaataaatatttgttttaaatcatatggacttgatcaactacggtccataggtaagtaaaatgatttaattatacaaaatgaatttcatgattttcttgtgtgaactatagttggtattagtggtcattcctgagtgggtgattacgtatatatatatatatatttacgtgattatatgtggaatggtgtgacattgaagagtgtggaattgtgatgatttatttattatggtttgaaatttgacttatcatatttatatgtgatgatcatgattgatgagttcttgttaatattcatgatttacattggagtatgtatagagttggagaatgtaggattctgaggacgaggtgtccgaagtttgacggttatggataaccggagtgtttgtgtactgaggacggggatgtccaaagtgcgacggtttattattaaccgaagttgtgtactgaggacggggatgtccaaagtgcgacggtttattattaaccgaagttgtgtaccgaggacggggatgtccaaagtgcgacggtttattattaaccgaagtatatggtgctgaggatggggatgtccaaagcgcgacggttatagtgttaaccgaagtatttttgccgttgcttgaccctaggccaaggtgtcagaggtaacgaggcagttagagctctaacgtgttattgggatggaccagagtggtgttatgtgggttgggtgtttgcaggaccagtgtggtgtattgtgatttgaggattgtgaaaatgtattccttgtggttttccatgagtggtttgatgtctctttgcagacgtaatactgttgaattttacttgaattgtaatttaataaatcaacagttctttcttgtttactcatactggctgtaaaaagcttaccgggttttgtgttgttgcaactcccggtacactattcaaattgtgtagcgggtaatcctacaggacaggagaaccaggacggtgatcgtgcggttagagcaatggttatagttttacagcaattgtaatagtgaggcgagttaagctcatttgagcattacaatttgatttggtgggagtgtgctgtaataaacaacttgaggatttgggttattgtaaatttgagagttgtgaagtgtggttgtttgtgagaaaaaaattcaggatgttagttgtaatttgttattattcatgtttcggatttgaattgattattcaaaattcggggcgtgacaatctCTTTCCCCTTACCCTTACCCGAAGGGCTAGAGGAACATGGTGAATAGGTGAGACTCAATGGAGGAGCAGATTCCTTGTCATTCTTGGTGTGAATTTTTATTTCGGGCTCTGGTGCAGCGATCTGCAACTCTAGAAACCAATTGCCACAGACTCCCTCCGACTTGAATTGCCAGCTTCAAACACCAGTCAACGTTAATCCATACCTTGAGGCGTCCTCTGCGCGGTCGGGCCCGATTCACCTTCATTTGCGTTGGCCTCCTTGACAGCTCCTTGGCGGCCAATCCATCACCCATTCCGGCAACCATTTGGTGCGCCGCATTGGAAGGGGAGATCCGGTAGATCTCCCTCATGAAGAGGGGTCGTGGTTGAAGATTTGTCGACCACAAAGGATCTTGGTTTGCTGGCAGGTGACGGCTGGAGGCCGGGAGAAACACGGCTTGGCTTCGGCGCCGAGCGCCATAGATGCAGCCCTTGGCCATGGCGGCTTGGGTTTAGTTAATAACTTAATATGCTATCGTCAGCTCCTCCGTTACTTGGTATTTGTTTGGTAAGTAAAATTAGTCTTGCATAAATTAAGCATGAAATCTCAGTAAACTTGGCAATACAAAATCCTTCGGGCGGAAACATATATTCCTGGACTTCAGTTCCTTATTGAGTGACTGAAAGAGGTCAGGGAATCATTCTCCAGCTGAAGCAACGAGCTGTGCAGCTAAAACAGATCTCATGTATGGTGCGTGTGAGTTGTGACTGTGAGGACTAAGGGGTGGCCCTAAGAGATTTGAGAGTTGAGACCTTCAGTAGTTTTCTGCTGGACGGTTtaccaaagaaagaagaataactGTAAACAATGAGGTACATTGCATATAATCAAGTGAATTCAAATGTTTCTGCATTCATGAAGAATTCGAACCAAGAAAGCATGAGTTTACTCATTCTCACCAGTCTAATTCTCAACACTTCCAAGTTAATTGCGAGTTTGGGACAATTTACAAAGGGAAAGGGTAGAAACTAATTGGTCAACTCTAAATTAATTTACAATTGCATTCCTAAAACGCCTGCCCCAGTGTCGATTAGGATTCCTTGTTCTAGTGAAAAGAGGAATGGATTTGCTATCCTAAAGACTTTAGGACTAAGCATGCTTTGACGTTTGTATATATATTCACAATTCCTGTATCATGTCCATCACATACATAATAACACAACTTAAGACGTTTTTTCTTTGTTAAGCGTTTTTTTTTCATACGTACAATGTCTATGTTTGGAAAAGGAGAAGGTCCAGCTATTGGTATAGATCTTGGAACAACTTACTCATGCGTTGGCGTCTGGCAACACGGTCATGTTGAGATCATAGCCAATGACCAGGGCAACAGAACAACGCCTTCTTACGTTGCTTTTACGGATACTGGGCGTTTGATTGGTGAGGCTGCCAAGAACCAAGCCTCCATGAACCCCATTCACACTGTTTTTGGTAAGTACGTTTCTTCATATTCTTAACTGTATGTAAACTAAGATGATCAACGTAGGTTCATTGATTTGATAGATATGCATGTACTCATGTAGTATGTTAATATCCATGTGTGATTGTGTGAATGCATCAACTTTTGATATACTCGCATATACCTGCATGCTGCATCCCTAACTTTTATGTAACTAAACCAACTTCTGGCGGTATCCAACTTTTTGTAATTTCTTAttcttaataatttttttttttttttagatgcAAAGCGCTTGATTGGTAGGAGATTCAACGATGCTTCTGTCAAGAGTGATATGAAGTTTTGGCCTTTCAAAGTTCGTGGTGTCGACAACAAGCCAATGATTGTGGTCAACTACAATAATGAAGAGAAGCGGTTTGCTGCTGAGGAGATATCATCCATGATTCTTGTTAAGATGAGGGAAATAGCAGAGGCTTATCTTGGATCGACAGTAAAGAATGTTGTTGTAACGGTCCCAGCATACTTTAATGATTTTCAACGTCAGGCTACAAAAGATGCAGGGATAATTGCGGGTATGAATGTTTTACGTATTATTAACGAGCCTACAGCTGCTGCAATTGCTTATGGCCTTGATAGAAAATACACCACTGTTGGAGGAAAGAACGTTCTTATTTTTGATCTGGGAGGTGGAACTTTTGATGTTTCCCTTCTCAAAATTGAAGAGGGAATTTTTGAGGTGAAAGCTACGACTGGAGATACTCATCTCGGGGGTGAAGATTTTGACAATACAATGATGAACTATTTTGTACAAGAGTTCAAGAGAAAACACGAAAAGGACATCAGTAAAAATCCCAAAGCACTGAGGAGATTGAGAACATCTTGTGAGAGAGCGAAGAGAATTCTTTCTTCCAGTACTCAAACTATTATTGAGATTGATTCTTTATATGATGGAATTGACTTTTCCTCCACAATAACTAGAGCAAGATTTGAGGAGCAGAACATGGATCTCTTTAAGAAATGTATGGAGCCTGTGGACAAGTGTTTGAAGGATGCTGAAATGGACAGGAGCAGCGTTCATGATGTTGTTCTTATTGGTGGATCTACTAGAATTCCCAAGGTACAACAGCTATTGCGGGAGTTCTTTAATGGCAAAGAGCTTTGCAAGAGCATCAATCCTGATGAAGCTGTGGCATATGGTGCCGCCGTACAAGCCGCAATTTTGGGCGGTGAGGGAAATATTGAGAAGGTTCAAGACGTACTCTTGTTGGACGTCACTCCGCTTTCCCTTGGTATAGAGAGTGATAATGGAAAGATGAGTGTTGTAGTCCCAAGAAACACTACCATCCCCACCACGAAAGAGAGTGTCTTTACAACAGTCCAAAGTGGGCAACAATGTGTAGAGTTTCCTGTGTATGAGGGTGAATCAATAATAGCCAAACAGAACAGATTGTTGGGTATATTTGAGCTCAAAGGCATCCAATGTGCTCCAAAGGGAGTGCCTCAGCTTAACGTTTGCTTTAACATTGATGCCAACGGAATTATGGTTGTCTCTGCCGAGGACAAATCAACGAAGAAGAAAAGCAAGATCACAATCGTCAATAACAACAAAGGCAGGCTATCTAAGATGGAAATTGCGAGGATGATCAAGGAGGCAGAAAAGTACAGGTTTGAAGATGAGGAGAATAAGAAGAAATTGGAGGCTAAGGCTGCATTGATGGACTATACACATGACATGGAGGAAAAAATTCCTAGTCTCAGAAAGCTCAACCGAGCGAACAAGAAGAAATATGAGGATGAGGTTGCAAAGACCTGCCGGTGGCTTGACGAGAACGAAAACCGACTTGCTGAATGCA encodes the following:
- the LOC133743470 gene encoding heat shock cognate 70 kDa protein-like isoform X1, with amino-acid sequence MDEDPTVGSAIGIDLGTTYSCVGVWQHGHVEIIANDQGNRTTPSYVAFTDTGRLIGEAAKNQASMNPIHTVFDAKRLIGRRFNDASVKSDMKFWPFKVRGVDNKPMIVVNYNNEEKRFAAEEISSMILVKMREIAEAYLGSTVKNVVVTVPAYFNDFQRQATKDAGIIAGMNVLRIINEPTAAAIAYGLDRKYTTVGGKNVLIFDLGGGTFDVSLLKIEEGIFEVKATTGDTHLGGEDFDNTMMNYFVQEFKRKHEKDISKNPKALRRLRTSCERAKRILSSSTQTIIEIDSLYDGIDFSSTITRARFEEQNMDLFKKCMEPVDKCLKDAEMDRSSVHDVVLIGGSTRIPKVQQLLREFFNGKELCKSINPDEAVAYGAAVQAAILGGEGNIEKVQDVLLLDVTPLSLGIESDNGKMSVVVPRNTTIPTTKESVFTTVQSGQQCVEFPVYEGESIIAKQNRLLGIFELKGIQCAPKGVPQLNVCFNIDANGIMVVSAEDKSTKKKSKITIVNNNKGRLSKMEIARMIKEAEKYRFEDEENKKKLEAKAALMDYTHDMEEKIPSLRKLNRANKKKYEDEVAKTCRWLDENENRLAECKEYEDQMKKLENVCNRIIGKMHQDGR
- the LOC133743470 gene encoding heat shock cognate 70 kDa protein 2-like isoform X3, which translates into the protein MFGKGEGPAIGIDLGTTYSCVGVWQHGHVEIIANDQGNRTTPSYVAFTDTGRLIGEAAKNQASMNPIHTVFDAKRLIGRRFNDASVKSDMKFWPFKVRGVDNKPMIVVNYNNEEKRFAAEEISSMILVKMREIAEAYLGSTVKNVVVTVPAYFNDFQRQATKDAGIIAGMNVLRIINEPTAAAIAYGLDRKYTTVGGKNVLIFDLGGGTFDVSLLKIEEGIFEVKATTGDTHLGGEDFDNTMMNYFVQEFKRKHEKDISKNPKALRRLRTSCERAKRILSSSTQTIIEIDSLYDGIDFSSTITRARFEEQNMDLFKKCMEPVDKCLKDAEMDRSSVHDVVLIGGSTRIPKVQQLLREFFNGKELCKSINPDEAVAYGAAVQAAILGGEGNIEKVQDAEKYRFEDEENKKKLEAKAALMDYTHDMEEKIPSLRKLNRANKKKYEDEVAKTCRWLDENENRLAECKEYEDQMKKLENVCNRIIGKMHQDGR
- the LOC133743470 gene encoding heat shock cognate 70 kDa protein-like isoform X2, which translates into the protein MFGKGEGPAIGIDLGTTYSCVGVWQHGHVEIIANDQGNRTTPSYVAFTDTGRLIGEAAKNQASMNPIHTVFDAKRLIGRRFNDASVKSDMKFWPFKVRGVDNKPMIVVNYNNEEKRFAAEEISSMILVKMREIAEAYLGSTVKNVVVTVPAYFNDFQRQATKDAGIIAGMNVLRIINEPTAAAIAYGLDRKYTTVGGKNVLIFDLGGGTFDVSLLKIEEGIFEVKATTGDTHLGGEDFDNTMMNYFVQEFKRKHEKDISKNPKALRRLRTSCERAKRILSSSTQTIIEIDSLYDGIDFSSTITRARFEEQNMDLFKKCMEPVDKCLKDAEMDRSSVHDVVLIGGSTRIPKVQQLLREFFNGKELCKSINPDEAVAYGAAVQAAILGGEGNIEKVQDVLLLDVTPLSLGIESDNGKMSVVVPRNTTIPTTKESVFTTVQSGQQCVEFPVYEGESIIAKQNRLLGIFELKGIQCAPKGVPQLNENKKKLEAKAALMDYTHDMEEKIPSLRKLNRANKKKYEDEVAKTCRWLDENENRLAECKEYEDQMKKLENVCNRIIGKMHQDGR